A region of Cryptococcus decagattii chromosome 3, complete sequence DNA encodes the following proteins:
- a CDS encoding urease accessory protein UreG yields MAAPAQPSSTPPVCQFSDRLTTALNAAQEATGTDTHAHHDHTSSFLSGASSNISHAHNNMSHDHGHLHDHGSGHWTPEEHGHTHEHLEHAGKFAERDMPDYTGRNWTERAFTVGIGGPVGSGKTALLLALCRGFREKYNIAAVTNDIFTREDQEFLIRNEALPAERIRAIETGGCPHAAIREDISANMGALEKLQAEFGTEMLFVESGGDNLAANYSRELADYIIYVIDVSGGDKIPRKGGPGITQSDLLIVNKIDLAPHVGASLDVMRRDAAAMRGSGPTLFTSVRNNDGVDAVMDIIVSAWRASQGNGKGRA; encoded by the exons ATGGCAGCGCCAGCTCAACCTTCTTCCACGCCTCCCGTCTGTCAGTTTTCGGACCGCCTGACAACAGCCCTCAATGCTGCTCAGGAGGCCACAGGAACTGATACTCATGCCCACCACGATCACACATCGTCGTTTTTGTCTGGCGCGTCTTCAAACATTTCTCATGCCCACAACAACATGTCCCACGACCATGGACATCTTCATGATCACGGTTCAGGACATTGGACGCCTGAGGAGCATGGGCACACccatgagcatctggaaCATGCCG GTAAGTTTGCTGAAAGGGACATGCCGGACTACACCGGAAGGAACTGGACAGAGCGAGCCTTCACTGTCGGTATTGGCGG ACCGGTAGGATCTGGTAAGACGGCGTTGCTTTTGGCTCTCTGTCGAGGATTCCGAGAAAAATATAATATTG CCGCCGTCACCAATGACATCTTCACCAGGGAAGACCAGGAATTCCTCATTCGCAATGAGGCTCTTCCTGCTGAGCGTATCCGTGCTATTGAAACCGGTGGCTGCCCGCACGCGGCTATTCGCGAGGATATTTCTGCCAACATGGGTGCGCTCGAGAAATTGCAGGCTGAGTTCGGCACAGAAATGCTGTTCGTGGAGAGTGGTGGCGATAACCTTGCTG CCAATTACTCTCGAGAGTTAGCTGATTACATTATCTACGTAATTGATGTCAGCGGAGGAGACAAGATTCCGCGAAAGGGGGGACCTGGTATCACCCAATCTGATCTTTTGATTGTCAACAAG ATCGATCTTGCACCCCACGTCGGAGCTTCTCTGGATGTAATGCGTCGCGATGCTGCTGCCATGCGCGGCAGTGGCCCCACTCTTTTCACTTCTGTTCGTAATAACGATGGTGTCGATGCGGTTATGGACATTATTGTCAGTGCTTGGAGGGCAAGTCAGGGAAACGGTAAGGGCAGGGCATAA